One Burkholderia gladioli genomic window, CAGGTCGCCCGCCGTGGTGTAGTGCTGCGGGTCGGGCATGCCGTTCACGTCGGCGAAGTGGGTGCCCGACATGCCGAGCTTCTGCGCCTCGGCGTTCATCATGTTGACGAACTGCGATTCGCTGCCGCCCACCAGCTCGGCCAGCGCGATCGCCGCGTCGTTGCCCGACTGGATGATCATGCCGTACACCAGGTCGTGCACCGAGACCGGCTTGTTGGCCTCGATGAACATGCGCGACTCGTCGGTGCCGACGCGGCGCACCGCCTCGCTCGGCGTGACGATCTGCTCCATCGAGATCTTCTTGGTGGAGAGCGCCTCGAACACCAGGTAGGCCGTCATCAGCTTGGTCAGCGAGGCCGGCTCGACGCGCTCGTCCGCGTTGCCGGAAGCCAGCACCTGGTTGCTGCTCGCGTCGACCAGCACCCAGGAGCGCGCGTTGACGCCCGGCGGCGGCACCGCGCCCGGCATGTAGGTGGCCGGCGCGCCGGTCGGCGCCGCGGCCGCGGCGGCAGCCGCTGCCGCCTTCTTGGCGGGCTTGGCCTGCGCGACGGCAACCGTCGTCACGAGCGCGGCGGGCACCACCACGCCGAGCGCGACGTTGCGCGCGACGGTGGCGAAGGCGGTGGAGGAAGCGAGAGACTTGAGGCCTACGGAGGACAAACGCATGATCGATTCAGGCTGATGGCAGAAAGTGCTGCGCACGGGGCGCAAGATCGGGGAACCGGGACGGCGAGCGGTCCGGCCGCGGCACCTGGGCGGAGCCTGGCGCGACGCGCGGAGTTGGACAGGCGGCGGCGGCATCGGTTCGCGGCACGCGGAAAACGCGCGGATTCACGAGCCGCCGCCGGCGTCGAAGCTGCCGTGCGTAGCGGGCAAACCCGGCCATTATACGGGCGCCGGCCGGGCTCCAAGCCACGGCGGCGGTTTCTGTCGCGTGCGGCGGACAGATGGTAGACGCACGGCGCGCGCCGCCGTCGCCCGCAATCGATCCGCAAGTCCGGCGTCAGGCACGCGCAAAGGGAAGCACGGCGGGAGCGCGACGAGATGACGGCAGGGGCCCCGCCGCAGCGCGACCGGATCGCGGCCCGGCCGACGCGCCCGGCTCAGCGCCAGGCGTCGACG contains:
- a CDS encoding D-alanyl-D-alanine carboxypeptidase family protein; this encodes MRLSSVGLKSLASSTAFATVARNVALGVVVPAALVTTVAVAQAKPAKKAAAAAAAAAAPTGAPATYMPGAVPPPGVNARSWVLVDASSNQVLASGNADERVEPASLTKLMTAYLVFEALSTKKISMEQIVTPSEAVRRVGTDESRMFIEANKPVSVHDLVYGMIIQSGNDAAIALAELVGGSESQFVNMMNAEAQKLGMSGTHFADVNGMPDPQHYTTAGDLAKLSARLIRDFPDYYNIFSVKEFSYNNIRQPNRNRLLWIDPTVDGLKTGHTQAAGYCLIASAKRPLPGADGGTRRLVSVMMGETKESDRVQDSMKMLNYGYSAFDAVRLYKGGQAVETPRVYKGRANSVQVGVQKDQFVTLPKGVGDKLKPQVTLNTPLIAPLAEGQQVGTVQFVADGKTVAQFPVVALQAVPEAGLLGRIWDSILLMFSKK